The Eschrichtius robustus isolate mEscRob2 chromosome 16, mEscRob2.pri, whole genome shotgun sequence DNA segment GGGAACTCCTTGGACTATGGAGGCCCCCGACCAGACATCCCCACCTGCTGTCCACCGCCCGCTCGACTGATGCCCACAGGGCACCCCAGCGGGTCCCCGCCTGCTCCCCCCAACAATGCCCCACTTCATCAGAACTTAACTGGCTTCGGCCTGGCCTCTTCTCTCCCTAGGGCATCCCACTCAGCTCCACCGTTTTTAACTACCGTCTCTGTTGCCTTCCCCTTCCGGTGTAGCCACAGTCCCTGTCAGTTCTGCCTTCACAATAGATCCGGAGTCTACCCACTGCTTCACTACCGCTGCTACTCTGGGCTAGGCCCCTGTCTGCTGCTCTTGCCCCCTTACAGTCCAACCTCCAGTACACAAAAGGGACCGCTCAGAAGACCTATGATGGCATCACACTCGGGCTTAAAGcacaccctcctcccccttaCTTTGGTCCTTGAGGCCCTCTGTGGTTTGGCCCGCCCACCTCTCCCACGGGTCTTTAGCACACTGCCTTCTGTGCACCGAACACAAGAAATGAGTTCCTACTGCAGGAGCTTTGAGTTTGCTACTCCCTTTCCTGAGGACATTCTttgctgtgctgtccaatacaggCAGCCGCCAGTCAGCCATATGTGGCTgctgagtacttgaaatgtgtctagtgcaactgaggaactgagttTTCAAAAAAcaaggttttattttcattttacttatttttagggTTACTTTCTATTTATGTCAAGTGATACTGGTTTTCTATCATGGTTATATAGGTTTTTAAATAACTATATAACCATGatagaaaagttttaaaactaaagttttaattttaaacaaatatattaaataggTGAAACTCAGATATGGTAAAAGTTGTGGAAATGGTTctgaaatgactgaggtttgggaAACATTGCATTCATCCAAAAGAATGAGTGATGGTGAAATTTCAGGCAGGGTGTGAGCTAGTATAGGAAGATGCTTTTTAGCAGGTAAGCTATTTTGCTCAGTGAACCTTAGctttctgggcctcagctccTGGGGGTCTGGTTCAGGGCTTGAGGCCAGGAAGTTTTGGTAGCTTTCAGTTTCTTTTGGGCATGCAGGCCTGGGAAATCTTTTATTTAGTTCCTAGCCAGAGCTTGGGGATCCTCTCCCTTTAAGTCCAGTCCCACCCCAACAATGTGAGCTCCCAGACCTACCTTGgaagatcttttctttttttccgctTCTTTTCTGCTGATCTTTTTGGATTTCTTGTTCTGTGCTTCAAGGAGAGAAGGAGCAAAGCCAGTCTCTGAGGGCCCTGAGCTGCAATGAAGTGGGAGGAACAGAGGGGGCTCCAGGAAGCCCCAGGGTAGGGGAGAGGATGAAGGGTTGgctggatagatcacatcttgggactTAGgccagcaggttcttgttagccTGGCTGCAGACCTGGAGCCAGAGACTGAGAGCAAAGAGTCCTCTGAGGGAAAGCAAAGGCGGCCCTGGAAAATGGACTCAGTGTCTTGTACATGGATGGACTTGTTTTTCCTGTATCCCTATTTTCCATTTCTCAGAGCTTTGGAGCCAGGCATACCtgatttgaatcctgactctgccatatAACAGCTTTGTGGCCTTGAGCAACCTACTTAATCTCCttaagactcagttttctcatctgcaagtaGGATACTGTAATACCTACCTTGAAGAGTTGTTTTGAGGGTAAATGAGGTATGTTTATAAAGTGGAAAGTCTGACACATCGAAGGTGATCAGTCAATGTTAATGTGCCCCAGTCCCTTCCCTGATATATCTAGAATATCCTCTTTTTGAAGTGAGAGACAAGTCAGCAAGGAATATTAGTTTTGAGCTTAGGTTCTGGGGTTAAAcacttgggtttgaattctggctttgcCAGTTAAGAACTGTGTGttagttacttaacttttctaagACTTAATTTACTTAGCTGtgaaataaaataggaataaaaataatactcacgtcacagtgcctagcacaaaataagtatatatgttattattattattgtcagatGAAGTCGAACCAGAAGATCTCCATGCCAGGCTCTAATGCCCCTGATATTTTCTCCCAAGCAGTCATTTTCAATTCTCAACCCTGGCATGAAAGGACTAGTTCATCCCAGACTTGGTTATATTCTGCAGCATTTCCTAAAATTTTTACCATTGATAGGAGTTCCATGACTCATTAAGTTTCAGAAATGGTAAGTTAAACCAAATTCACCAAGTGTCATGACTTTAAGGTTTCTCAGAGCCTCTAACATGCTAAGCTGCGTATTCGATTGGTGGCAGGCAGGGCTTTCCTAAATCAAATGAGTTAAGGGACACTTTATTCCTCCAGGATTGTTTTGAGGAATGAGCACGAAGGAGCTCTGACCTATGGCAGTGGATCCTGGTATCAGCTTGGGGAGTGTGTTTGCCATCCTGCAGTTCTCTTGGGCCAGAGCCTGGAGGCTGGGCCCCAGGCCAGGCTACCTACCCACAATAGAGACAGAAGGGAAATCCAACAGGTTCATGGAAGAGTTGCTCCTCAGCCTCCTTTCATCTCTGGGCTTTTCCTCAGGTGCCAGGTGGCTGTAGGCAGTGAGGGAGCACAGGCAGACCAGCAGGGTAGCCAGGAGGAGGTGGATGACATCCATTCCGGGAGGCCTGAGTGGGACAGAGAAGGCAGTCAGGTGGGCCAGGGGCCCTGGCAAATGGATGTGCCCTCCTGCTTTCTTTGGGCTGGTGCTCTGATCCCATTCCACACCCCAGTGTCCCAGGGGAGCTGGAGGACCAGCAAGGCTTAGGACAGGGAAGGGGAACTgataaaggaagaagagagaaaaggagagatgggagaggaagaaagaaagacaagaaagggagggagggacttccctggtggcgcagtggttaagaatctgcctgccagtgcaggcgacacgggttcgagccctggtccgggaacatcccacatgctgtggagcaactaagcccgtgcaccacaactactgagcctgcgagccacaactactgaagccgcacgcctagagcccgtgctccgcaacaagagaagccaccacaataagcccgcgcacagcaatgaagagtagctcccactcgccccaactacagaaagcccgcacgcagcaacaaagacccaacacagccatatatacataaataaataaataaataaataaatttatttattttaaaaaaagggagggagactgaagcaaagagaaaaggaatgCATTGCAATTGGTCTCTGCCTTCCAGAGGGTGGGGTGCTGGGGTTTTTTAAGTCAGTGGCCCCAGGAGACCCTAGGCTTGGGCAGAGTTGTTGAAAGGTCCCCAGTAATGCCTCACACTGGCAGAGGTCTTACTGAAGTGCAGAGAATAAGGCTCATGAGTTAAGACTGAATGAGAAGGTGTAGGGATAAATGGCTTTTTTGGACAAGTGTGTACATCATTGCATATGCTATATTCCGACATCCAGAGGAAATAAATGCAGATATGGTTTGCGTCAGGAGGATAGGATGGACCTGTTCGAATAGGCTAactatatttattgatttattgctaGCTGGATTTTGATGAACCAGACAGATCCCAGAGTGGATTTCTTCCCATGAATGTCTAGGTTTGGCTTAGTGAGGGCTCACAGCTTCAACAGCATCTTCATCTTCTCTGAGTGTGGAATCCCTACTCCTCACCCACCCTGTGCGTGTTCTTTCTGGTCTGGGAAAAAGCTGAGACTGCTTCCCCAAGGTTCTCTGGCCCTGCCATAAGGCATAGTGGGTGAGAAGAGAATAAAACAATCTGCTCATGCTGGTCCTGCCCATTCCTGGGCTCAGCCTGGCAATTTCTAGCCTATTCCTCCCAGCCCTCAGATTGCTTAGAGTAAAATTTTCTCCACTTCTGTTACATTCCAGGAGAAGGAGGACCCAAATAGCCAGCCCCCAACCTCATTCTAAAATTCTTAAAGGTAGAGGGGACAGTCCCTTCCTTTTGAAGTCCATCCTCCACCTCTCTCAGCCCTAACTCCATTTCTTCTGATACCTTCAGATCCTTTCATCAATGGGCATTTATTTGCCTATCATGAACTGGCCACCAATTTTCTTTCACAAAGCCTGGTAGTAAGTCAATAGAATGAGCCCTGGGCTCGGAGTCAGGACCTCTGAGTTCTTGTCTTGGCTTAAGCATTAGTAAATGCGTGAATTTGGacaaatccattctttttttttttttttttttttaatggactctaattttctttttggtaaaaTGAGGGGAGTGGGCTAGGTGAGTGGTTTGCATTCATTTAGCAGGGGAACtcttttttcaaataaacaatgacTTGAAGAATCccaatctataaaacagaaagagGCAATACAGAGGTTTTTCAAGCAGCTCACATCTTTTTTGTGTGGTGGGACAATACACCTCCTCAGGCCCTAGAGCCCAAAACATTTTTTGAGGCCCTAAGTTTCCCAGCTCCATGCAGTTCGATCTCTGAGGTTTCTAGTCCCTATCAGCAATAGTTAACCCAAACAAACCTTTATCAGGAAAGTCTGGGGACTGAGGCATAGTAATTTGCTCCATTCTCTGCTTCTCAGAACTTTGTACTGTTCTCTGTCAAATCCTTTATCACATTGTTTATGTGTTTGTCTCTCCCACTTGATAAAAAAAGGTCATGTTTTACTCATTTCTATGACCATGAACCTGGCACAGTGACGAGCCCCAAGCAGTAACTTGGACCTCTCTTCCTAGCAggactccctctctctctctctaatgatGCTGCTGGGCTCTCAGCTTGGAGAGcaatttctccttctctcttgttCCCCACACCCAGTCAATCAGTCATTAAGTTCTAGTGATTTTCACTCCCCCCAATTCTCacagccctccctccctttccattCCTTCTGTCCCTAGCAGCCTAGTTCCTCCCGCTTGGTCTTCCATAAGAGCCTCCTTACTGGCCTCCTTGACTCTAGAACATATAACCAGACTAAGCTTCCTTTTAAATAAAGCCccatttcctttcattcattcattcattcattcatacatacattcattcagctagttaaaaaatatttgttaagtaccAACTATGAACCAGTGCTATGCTAGATTCTTGGGTAAAAATAGTGATCAAGATACACAATGATGCCTGTCCTTACAGAGCTTACACTCTATCAGGGATGACTGACAAGTTAAATAAGTTATTCTAATAAAGCTTGTGCTATGGGAGACCTCAACTAGTGCATGGACTAGGGAAGGTCTCTTGAAGCATGTTGTATTGAAGCTGAAAACAGAGGGCTGATTTGGACTTATCCATGTTGGAGAGGAGAGTGGAGGTGGTGATGGCAGTGTTGCAGACACTGAGAACCATATACATGAAGATCCAAAGGCAAGAGAGGATGGTGCATTTGAGGAACTAGAAAAGATCAGTAAGGCTGGCAAATAAACATAACAGGAGATGGaagcaggggccagatcatgaTGGGACTTGTAAACCATGGTAAGGAGTTTGAACAATATCTTAAGGTCGatggaaaatgaatgaaaagttttGAATAGGGGGAGGGAGTTGTTCAGATTTGCATTGTAGAAAGATCCCTCTGACTGGGGTGTGGAGATGGAGGGGACAAGACTGAAAGGAAGGAAAACCAATTAAGAGGCTGCTGCTGGATTCCAAGCATTCTATTCCTCTGCAGGGGTTACCCTGACTACCAAATGAAATACATAATCCATAGCCTCAAAAAGGCACCAGAGCCCTCCCAACCTGCCTTCCACATTCCTTTCCAGCTTTACCTTTTCCTATAGGAAGTATATATCCTAGCCAAGCATGGCTACTTCCTGGTCCCCATACAAAGCTCCTCCTTTACCACTTCTTAAGCCTGACCACTTCTGACCTAAGCACAGTACTTAGCTTGTTATACAAGCATTTATTTACTTACCACTGAGGCTGAATCTGTAGCTGTTAGTGACTGCAGTATTTGTTTGCCCTTTCCATGTTTCATGTAGCATTTGTACAGTCTTCAAGCTACAAATGGTTTTCACGTTTGTAAAgtgttctattaaaaaaaaaaaacccaacagagaCCCTATGTGGTCcacaaagcataaaatatttactctctggcctttCACAGAAAAAGTCTGCTGACCCTGTCTAGATTGTGAGAATCGTGAGGGGCTGTTAGGCAAGCAAACACGTCTCGTCTGTTCTCTCAATATCTACTAACTGATTGAAGTAATTAACTGCTTCTTTGGGTAAAGGTATTGATGATCCTTATTAAAAGACCAATGTGACTTGGGAAAGTTAACTTGTGCCATTACCAACCAATAATACTTGTCATTAATTTAACAGGTTTCAGATTCGCTTTAGGACAGGGCTGGGTCCTAATGAGACAAAAGTTAGGTTTGGTAAGTTTTGATTATTAGAGGCAGAGGGAAAATATCCATTCTGAGTAGTTATCATAATGTTTTGAAACTTTCTATTACACCATGCTGCCTAGAATTCATAAAGATGCAGTGCAATAACCCCTGGAAtacaaataagaaatataatCATTGGAAATTGCAAGATAATATTTTGATTAGTTGCATAAaattaaatgtgtattttaagattttattttgtatcctcaatctcttccaaaagcagtttttaaaaaaacttttttcttgtttttaattaattaatttattttttggctgcgtcgggtcttggttacggcacgcgggatcttcgctgaggcatgcgggcttctctctagttgtggagtgcaggttttctctctctcgttgtggtgcgcgggttccagagtgcgtggACTCCGTAGTTTGGGACACTCAAGCTCTCTCCttgaggcgcgtgggcttagttgccctgtggcatgtgggatcttaattccccgaccagggatcgaacccgcgtcccctgcattggaaggcggattctttaacactggaccaccagggaagtcccaagagaccattttttttttcaagcagcAGAGCTCTGGTATCAATGGGTATTAATTAGAAggacaaatcagaaataaattcaacttgaaaagagaaaaaaaaaagaaaggaaagaatggagaTATGGTGGAATGGGTTGGGGAGAAGCTCTGATTAAGGAAAAGCTCTGATTAAGGCAAGTCACAAACGTCATGTCACTGATTGAGAGGCATTATACGTAGTTATTCTATTTCTTTGGGTTTTCCTTATCACGAGTGATATAAAACTGACCAAAAAACATGCTGGGAATTCCTGCAAAGAAGTGAAAGGGTAATTGGGAAATGTGAGTTACAAAAGGAGTGTCTGGAGTTCGGGGTGGATGAACTGAGACCCAAAGTCCACATTCATCACTTCCTCTGAACACCTGATAATGCAGGAATTATCACCATCACAGCAACCAGCAGGCTTAATATAAATAGTAGCCACTGCACAATGGGCAGGGAGGAGATGTCACTAGGTAACATCTCTAGACTAATTAAGGATATAGTGAATTACagggcttaatttttttttttaatttttaaatttaattttatttattttttatacagcatgttcttattagttatccattttatacgtattagtgtatatgtcaatccc contains these protein-coding regions:
- the ASIP gene encoding agouti-signaling protein, which gives rise to MDVIHLLLATLLVCLCSLTAYSHLAPEEKPRDERRLRSNSSMNLLDFPSVSIVAQNKKSKKISRKEAEKKKRSSKKNASMKKVARPRPPPPGPCVATRDSCKPPAPACCDPCAFCQCRFFRSACSCRVLNPTC